A DNA window from Mycobacterium sp. IDR2000157661 contains the following coding sequences:
- a CDS encoding MaoC family dehydratase, with protein sequence MATKPAKTAVELDLSDVEHRVGKPIGGGQLWDPCSSSDIRRWVMAMDYPNPLHWDERFARESKFGGLIAPQSIAVALDYGHGAAPACVGHIPNSHLIFGGEEWWFYGCPIRPGDQLFQDRRFHDYKVVETKFAGPTMFSRGDTVHRNQHGTLVARERSTAIRYLYEEATKRGMFENQLGEIKRWTQHELEEVERLRREWLESNRMGVSPRFDDVKVGDTLPRRVIGPHSIASFTTEYRAFLFNIWGTFRWVAPEGIDDPWVYQDPGWGKDFAFDEEDAMIDPRKRDGLYVGPSRGHIDADRASEVGMARAYGYGATMGAWCTDYLAYWAGHEGMVRHTKADFRNPAFEGDVTYFDAEIVGKEAESTWGVPLVQVRLLLTNQNGEELVKCTAEVELPLV encoded by the coding sequence GTGGCAACGAAGCCTGCGAAGACGGCGGTCGAGTTGGATCTGTCGGACGTCGAGCACCGCGTCGGCAAGCCGATCGGCGGCGGGCAGCTGTGGGATCCCTGCAGTTCCTCCGACATCCGGCGGTGGGTGATGGCCATGGACTATCCCAACCCGCTGCACTGGGACGAGCGCTTCGCGCGTGAGTCGAAGTTCGGCGGTCTCATCGCGCCGCAGTCGATCGCGGTGGCGCTGGACTACGGGCACGGCGCCGCGCCCGCGTGCGTCGGCCATATCCCCAACAGCCACTTGATCTTCGGCGGAGAGGAGTGGTGGTTCTACGGCTGCCCGATCCGGCCAGGGGACCAGTTGTTCCAGGACCGGAGATTCCACGACTACAAGGTGGTCGAGACCAAGTTCGCCGGCCCGACGATGTTCTCCCGCGGTGACACCGTGCACCGCAACCAGCACGGCACGCTGGTGGCCCGTGAACGGTCGACGGCGATCCGCTATCTTTACGAAGAGGCCACCAAGCGGGGGATGTTCGAGAATCAACTCGGCGAGATCAAGCGTTGGACGCAACACGAGCTGGAGGAAGTCGAGCGGCTGCGCCGAGAGTGGTTGGAGTCCAACCGCATGGGCGTCTCGCCGCGGTTCGACGACGTGAAGGTCGGCGACACGCTGCCGCGGCGGGTGATCGGCCCGCACAGCATCGCCAGCTTCACCACCGAATACCGCGCCTTCCTGTTCAACATCTGGGGCACGTTCCGCTGGGTCGCTCCGGAGGGCATCGACGATCCGTGGGTGTACCAGGATCCGGGTTGGGGCAAGGACTTCGCGTTCGACGAGGAAGACGCGATGATCGACCCGCGCAAGCGCGACGGGCTCTACGTCGGCCCGTCGCGCGGTCACATCGACGCCGACCGGGCCAGCGAAGTCGGCATGGCGCGGGCCTACGGCTACGGCGCGACGATGGGCGCCTGGTGCACGGACTATCTGGCCTACTGGGCCGGCCACGAAGGCATGGTGCGCCATACCAAGGCCGACTTCCGCAACCCCGCCTTCGAGGGTGACGTCACCTACTTCGACGCCGAGATCGTCGGCAAGGAGGCCGAGTCGACGTGGGGGGTTCCGCTGGTCCAGGTGCGGCTGCTGCTGACGAACCAGAACGGTGAAGAGCTGGTCAAGTGCACGGCCGAGGTCGAACTGCCGCTGGTGTAG
- a CDS encoding carotenoid oxygenase family protein: protein MGANVEIVGKFLSTLPDDDDHPYRTGPWRPQNTEWDADDLRPVEGEIPADLDGVYLRNTENPLHPALRFYHPFDGDGMVHVVGFRDGKAFYRNRFVRTDGFLAENDAGGPLWPGLAEPVHLARRDHGWGARTVMKDASSTDVIVHRGTALTSFYQCGDLYRVDPYSGDTLGKEDWSGGFPVDWGVSAHPKVDDRTGELLFFSYSKQAPYLRYGVVDECNSLAHLTDIPLPGPRLPHDMAFTENYAVLNDFPMFWDPELLKAGIHLPGFHPDMPSRFAVVPRRGAVGDIRWFEADPTFVLHFTNAYEDGDDIVLDGFFQGDPSPVDTNGGTKWERAFRFLALDRMQTRLHRWRFNLRTGATTEEQLTDSITEFGMINGGYAGLPYRYTYAATGKPGWFLFDGLVKHDLHTGAEERFVFPDGVYGSETAMAPRCNVAAGAAEDDGYLVTLTTDMAADASYCLVFDAARVADGPVCKLPLPERISSGTHSTWAPGSELRRWHRTDAAAAAIGL from the coding sequence ATGGGTGCGAACGTCGAGATCGTCGGCAAATTCCTCTCGACTCTGCCCGACGACGACGATCACCCCTATCGGACCGGACCGTGGCGGCCGCAGAACACCGAGTGGGACGCCGACGATCTGCGGCCTGTCGAAGGCGAGATTCCGGCCGACCTGGACGGGGTCTATCTGCGCAACACCGAGAACCCCCTGCACCCGGCGCTGCGGTTCTACCACCCGTTCGACGGCGACGGCATGGTGCACGTCGTCGGCTTCCGCGACGGAAAAGCGTTCTACCGCAACAGGTTCGTCCGCACCGACGGCTTTCTGGCCGAGAACGACGCCGGCGGACCGCTGTGGCCGGGCCTGGCCGAGCCCGTACACCTCGCCCGACGCGACCACGGCTGGGGCGCCCGGACTGTGATGAAGGACGCATCCAGCACCGATGTCATCGTCCATCGCGGTACCGCGTTGACCAGTTTCTACCAGTGCGGCGACCTCTACCGAGTGGACCCGTACTCGGGCGACACCCTGGGCAAGGAGGACTGGAGCGGCGGATTCCCCGTCGACTGGGGCGTGTCGGCGCACCCCAAGGTCGACGACCGCACCGGCGAACTGCTGTTCTTCAGCTACAGCAAGCAGGCGCCGTACCTGCGTTACGGCGTGGTCGACGAGTGCAACTCGCTGGCGCATCTCACCGACATCCCGCTGCCGGGCCCGCGCCTTCCCCATGACATGGCGTTCACCGAGAACTACGCCGTCCTCAACGACTTCCCGATGTTCTGGGACCCCGAGTTGTTGAAGGCCGGCATCCATCTGCCCGGCTTCCATCCCGACATGCCGTCGCGCTTCGCGGTCGTGCCGCGTCGCGGCGCGGTGGGTGACATCCGCTGGTTCGAGGCAGATCCGACGTTCGTGCTGCACTTCACCAATGCCTACGAGGACGGTGACGACATCGTGCTCGACGGCTTCTTCCAAGGCGATCCCTCGCCGGTCGACACCAACGGCGGAACCAAATGGGAGAGGGCCTTCCGCTTCCTCGCACTCGACCGGATGCAGACGCGGCTGCACCGGTGGCGGTTCAACCTGCGCACCGGTGCGACCACCGAAGAGCAACTGACCGACTCCATCACCGAATTCGGCATGATCAACGGCGGCTACGCCGGACTTCCCTACCGTTACACCTATGCCGCCACGGGCAAGCCGGGATGGTTCCTGTTCGACGGGCTGGTCAAGCACGACCTGCACACCGGCGCCGAGGAGCGGTTCGTCTTCCCCGACGGCGTCTACGGCAGCGAGACCGCGATGGCTCCGCGCTGCAATGTCGCCGCCGGGGCGGCCGAGGACGACGGCTACCTAGTGACGCTGACCACCGACATGGCCGCCGACGCCTCCTACTGCCTGGTGTTCGACGCCGCCAGGGTCGCCGACGGACCGGTCTGCAAACTGCCTCTGCCCGAGCGCATTTCCAGCGGCACCCACTCGACCTGGGCGCCGGGCTCCGAACTTCGCCGCTGGCACCGGACCGACGCCGCGGCAGCGGCGATCGGTCTGTGA
- a CDS encoding DUF1330 domain-containing protein, producing the protein MTVYALNLFDIANRDEYLAYSKRSPQEVAKHGGRVVALGKFRESVTGGIEPRTVLILVEWDSKEAFDSYRNDPDLADLHAHREDGSSSYIWHLFDRLDDLRPLLKLQ; encoded by the coding sequence GTGACGGTATATGCGCTCAACCTCTTCGACATCGCGAACCGCGACGAATACCTCGCCTACTCGAAACGCTCACCGCAGGAGGTCGCCAAGCACGGCGGTCGCGTCGTCGCGCTCGGCAAGTTCCGCGAGTCGGTCACCGGGGGCATCGAACCTCGCACAGTTCTGATCCTGGTCGAGTGGGACTCCAAGGAGGCCTTCGACAGCTACCGCAACGACCCCGACCTGGCTGATCTGCACGCACATCGGGAGGATGGTTCGTCGTCATACATCTGGCACCTGTTCGACCGCCTCGATGACCTGCGGCCGCTGCTCAAGCTCCAGTAG
- a CDS encoding GNAT family N-acetyltransferase: MSGLVHPVSLTGERWVSLEPLRRDHVREIAEVAADGELGRLWFTAAPGHDAVERWVEARLAVQSPATGLTFVVRRLDGSLVGSSSFMQVDALNRRLEIGNTWYVASARRSGINSETKLLMLGHAFDELRCVAVEFRTHFFNSTSRAAIERLGAKQDGILRSHQLLADGSRRDTVVYSILDIEWPAVRSNLEFRLDRNGRTG; this comes from the coding sequence ATGAGCGGGCTCGTCCACCCGGTCTCCCTGACCGGTGAGCGGTGGGTGTCGCTGGAACCCCTGCGCCGCGACCATGTTCGCGAGATCGCCGAGGTCGCCGCCGACGGTGAGTTGGGCCGGCTGTGGTTCACCGCGGCGCCGGGGCACGACGCCGTCGAGCGGTGGGTCGAGGCCCGGTTGGCGGTGCAGTCACCGGCGACCGGGCTGACGTTCGTGGTACGGCGCCTCGACGGGTCGCTGGTCGGGTCGTCGAGCTTCATGCAGGTCGACGCGCTCAACCGCCGCCTGGAGATCGGCAATACCTGGTACGTGGCCTCAGCGCGGCGCAGCGGCATCAACTCCGAGACCAAGCTGCTCATGCTCGGCCACGCGTTCGACGAGTTACGCTGCGTCGCAGTCGAGTTCCGCACGCATTTCTTCAACTCCACCAGCCGCGCGGCGATCGAGCGGCTGGGCGCGAAACAGGATGGGATCCTGCGCAGCCACCAGTTGCTTGCCGACGGGTCGCGGCGCGACACCGTCGTCTACTCGATCCTGGACATCGAATGGCCGGCCGTGCGGTCCAACCTGGAGTTCCGGCTGGACCGCAACGGCCGAACCGGTTGA
- a CDS encoding SDR family oxidoreductase: MRPTPARIALVTGGSRGIGADVARLLADDDTHIIVNYRERADDAESIAGAIRDAGGHASTIRADISDDLESRAMIDAIAARFGRLDALILNTSGGLPAGADPGQAMRLNRDGQRRLALMAVPLMPVGGRIVFVTSHQAHFFPTKAVPKGYTAVAASRRAGETALYAMRAEFDRAGVHFSVVSGDMADGTFAGAIVNAANALNPSRMVFVGRADYLMTA; this comes from the coding sequence ATGCGCCCCACACCTGCACGGATTGCCCTGGTCACCGGCGGATCGAGGGGTATCGGCGCCGACGTCGCGCGACTCCTCGCCGACGACGACACCCACATCATCGTCAACTACCGTGAGCGGGCCGACGACGCGGAGTCGATCGCCGGCGCCATCCGTGACGCGGGTGGGCACGCATCGACGATCCGCGCCGACATCTCCGACGATCTCGAGTCCAGGGCGATGATCGACGCCATCGCCGCGCGGTTCGGTCGGTTGGACGCCCTGATCCTCAACACGTCCGGCGGTCTGCCTGCGGGCGCCGATCCCGGTCAGGCGATGCGCCTGAATCGGGATGGCCAGCGGCGACTCGCGCTGATGGCCGTGCCGCTGATGCCGGTCGGCGGCCGTATCGTCTTCGTCACCAGCCACCAGGCGCACTTCTTCCCCACCAAGGCGGTGCCCAAGGGCTATACGGCCGTCGCCGCGAGCAGACGGGCCGGTGAAACCGCCCTCTACGCTATGCGTGCAGAATTCGACCGTGCCGGCGTGCATTTCAGCGTCGTCTCCGGCGACATGGCCGACGGGACGTTCGCCGGTGCCATCGTCAACGCGGCGAATGCCCTGAACCCATCGCGCATGGTGTTCGTCGGCCGGGCCGACTATCTCATGACCGCATGA
- a CDS encoding amidohydrolase family protein encodes MGEKYECGVDFDRIQAIDIHTHVEIDDHGHKAYADELVEATEKYFKMPPGAMAGVDAVADLYRRHNTAAVVFTVDARTAMRHAPNSVEDLVAGAARNNDVLIPFGSVDPWHERRAVHRVHELVRDYGVRGFKFHPSMQAFEPNDRRFYPIYEAIAEAGVPALFHTGQTGMGSGLPGGHRIKLRYSDPMLLDDVAADFPDLTIVMAHPAVPWVDSQIAIATHKANVYIDLSGWSPKYFPPQLVRAANRQLRTKVLFGTDFPYIQLDRWRRDFDTLDIDPAVVPLIYKQNALRVLGIV; translated from the coding sequence ATGGGCGAAAAGTACGAATGCGGCGTCGATTTCGACCGTATCCAGGCGATCGACATCCACACCCATGTCGAGATCGACGACCACGGCCACAAGGCTTACGCGGACGAACTCGTCGAGGCGACGGAGAAGTACTTCAAGATGCCGCCCGGCGCGATGGCCGGCGTCGATGCGGTCGCCGACCTCTACCGCAGGCACAACACCGCGGCGGTCGTGTTCACCGTCGACGCGCGCACCGCCATGCGGCACGCCCCGAACTCCGTCGAGGACCTGGTCGCAGGCGCTGCGCGCAACAACGACGTGCTGATCCCGTTCGGCAGCGTGGACCCTTGGCACGAGCGTCGCGCGGTGCACCGCGTACACGAACTCGTCCGCGACTACGGCGTGCGGGGCTTCAAGTTCCACCCGAGCATGCAGGCGTTCGAACCCAACGACCGCCGGTTCTATCCGATCTATGAGGCGATCGCCGAAGCCGGGGTGCCCGCGCTGTTCCACACCGGGCAGACCGGTATGGGATCGGGGCTGCCCGGCGGGCACCGCATCAAGCTGCGTTACTCCGATCCGATGCTGCTCGACGACGTCGCCGCCGACTTCCCCGACCTGACGATCGTGATGGCGCACCCCGCCGTGCCGTGGGTGGACTCGCAGATCGCCATCGCCACCCACAAGGCCAACGTCTACATCGACCTGTCGGGCTGGAGTCCGAAGTACTTCCCGCCGCAACTGGTCCGCGCGGCAAACCGTCAGCTGCGCACCAAGGTGTTGTTCGGCACCGACTTTCCCTACATCCAGCTCGACCGCTGGCGCCGCGACTTCGACACCCTCGATATCGACCCGGCCGTCGTTCCGCTGATCTACAAGCAGAACGCGCTACGGGTGCTGGGGATCGTCTGA
- a CDS encoding Hsp20/alpha crystallin family protein has protein sequence MLRFDPFNDLDAMTRGLLTSQTGSNRTPRFMPMDLCKIDDHYLLTADLPGVDPGSVDVNVDNGTLTISAHRTPRSDDGVQWLANERFFGTYRRQLSLGEGIDSSAISATYENGVLTVTIPLAERAKPRKIDVAHGGGQKSIETTTVESG, from the coding sequence GTGCTCCGCTTTGATCCGTTCAATGACCTTGATGCCATGACCCGGGGCCTGCTCACCAGCCAGACCGGATCGAACCGCACTCCTCGGTTCATGCCGATGGATCTGTGCAAGATCGACGACCACTACCTGCTCACCGCCGACTTGCCCGGCGTCGACCCCGGGTCGGTGGATGTCAATGTCGACAACGGCACCCTGACGATCTCCGCCCACCGCACTCCGAGGTCGGACGACGGCGTGCAGTGGCTGGCCAACGAGAGGTTCTTCGGCACCTACCGCAGGCAGCTCTCGCTCGGCGAAGGCATTGACTCGTCAGCCATTTCGGCAACCTACGAGAACGGTGTCCTCACGGTCACCATCCCGCTGGCCGAGCGCGCCAAGCCGCGCAAGATCGACGTCGCCCACGGCGGGGGGCAGAAGTCGATCGAGACGACGACCGTCGAATCCGGCTAG
- a CDS encoding class I adenylate-forming enzyme family protein yields MTLSLVSGPPLSEEPGLGALTLPGFLREVTTMYRDREAIAFPAAVEPRIGSADTVTRWSYGELWDRAVDVARALRSCGVGKGTRVGVLMTNRPEWISAVFGISIAGGVAVTLSTFSTTPELEHLLQSSCVSILLFERAVLQKDFATMLVDLEPAITGTESGALRSALFPYLRRLVVVGEPAAGTESWDQWLARGRDQPTELLEATAAAVTPSDAAVLFFSSGSTSKPKGILSAHRGVCIQMWRFRRLYEFGPEDHVRCWSANGFFWSGNFAMSLGSTLAAGGALVLQPTFVADQALELMAAERVNFPFAWPHQWAQLEGAANWDQVDLSSMRFVDFKTPVARHPTVSTKWFEPGHAYGNTETFTITTNYPANTPPEIHADSSGVPLPGVTLKIVDPLSGRVVERGERGEICVKGPTLMLGYLGTPLDETLDAEGFLCTGDGGYLDEDGRLYWEGRLTDIIKTGGANVSPREVDETLMQHGGVKVAQTVGVPHETLGEVVVSCVVPHDGATVAADDIRAFLSERLASYKVPRQVLFFRDDEIALTGNAKIKSADLRKLAVERLQGAPSTGA; encoded by the coding sequence ATGACGCTGTCGTTGGTCTCCGGTCCACCCCTGTCGGAGGAGCCGGGTCTCGGGGCGCTCACGCTGCCCGGGTTTCTGCGCGAGGTGACGACGATGTACCGCGATCGTGAAGCGATCGCGTTCCCGGCCGCGGTCGAGCCGCGGATCGGCTCAGCCGACACGGTGACGCGTTGGAGCTACGGTGAACTCTGGGACCGGGCGGTCGACGTGGCGCGGGCGCTGCGATCATGCGGCGTCGGTAAGGGCACCCGCGTGGGTGTCCTGATGACGAATCGGCCGGAGTGGATCTCGGCGGTGTTCGGCATCTCGATCGCCGGCGGAGTGGCCGTCACGCTCAGCACGTTTTCCACCACGCCGGAACTCGAGCATCTGCTGCAGTCGTCGTGCGTCTCGATCCTGCTGTTTGAGCGCGCCGTGCTGCAGAAGGACTTCGCCACCATGCTCGTCGACCTCGAACCGGCGATCACCGGGACTGAGTCGGGCGCTCTGCGGTCGGCGTTGTTCCCGTACCTGCGCCGGCTGGTCGTGGTCGGTGAACCCGCGGCAGGCACGGAGTCCTGGGACCAGTGGCTGGCCCGCGGCCGGGACCAGCCGACTGAACTGCTCGAGGCGACGGCGGCGGCGGTCACGCCCAGCGATGCCGCGGTGCTGTTCTTCTCGTCGGGATCGACGAGCAAGCCGAAGGGCATACTGAGCGCGCACCGGGGAGTCTGCATCCAGATGTGGCGCTTCCGGCGGCTTTATGAGTTCGGGCCGGAGGACCACGTGCGCTGCTGGTCGGCCAACGGGTTCTTCTGGTCCGGCAATTTCGCGATGTCGCTGGGGTCGACGCTCGCCGCCGGCGGTGCACTCGTGCTGCAACCCACTTTCGTCGCCGACCAGGCGCTGGAGTTGATGGCAGCCGAGCGCGTCAACTTCCCGTTCGCCTGGCCGCACCAGTGGGCGCAACTCGAAGGCGCCGCGAACTGGGACCAAGTCGACCTGAGCAGCATGCGGTTCGTCGACTTCAAGACACCGGTCGCGCGCCATCCGACGGTGTCGACCAAGTGGTTCGAGCCGGGACACGCCTACGGCAACACCGAAACCTTCACGATCACAACGAATTATCCCGCCAACACCCCGCCCGAGATCCATGCCGACAGCAGTGGTGTGCCCCTGCCCGGTGTGACACTGAAGATCGTGGATCCGCTCAGCGGGCGCGTCGTCGAACGGGGTGAGCGCGGCGAGATCTGCGTCAAGGGACCCACGTTGATGCTCGGGTACCTCGGGACCCCGCTGGACGAGACCCTCGACGCCGAGGGCTTTCTGTGCACGGGCGACGGTGGCTATCTCGACGAGGACGGACGGCTGTACTGGGAGGGCAGGCTCACCGACATCATCAAGACCGGCGGCGCCAACGTCTCGCCCAGGGAGGTGGACGAGACACTGATGCAGCATGGAGGCGTCAAGGTGGCTCAGACCGTCGGTGTTCCGCACGAGACGCTGGGTGAAGTCGTCGTCTCCTGCGTCGTTCCGCACGACGGTGCGACCGTGGCCGCCGACGATATCCGGGCGTTCCTGTCCGAACGGTTGGCCAGCTACAAGGTGCCGCGTCAGGTGCTGTTCTTCCGCGACGACGAGATCGCGTTGACCGGCAACGCCAAGATCAAGTCGGCCGATCTGCGGAAGCTGGCGGTCGAACGGTTGCAGGGAGCGCCGTCTACTGGAGCTTGA
- a CDS encoding acetyl-CoA acetyltransferase, translated as MGAANVWILGGYQSDFARNLSRECRDVADLTAEVLEGTLTAARVDAADVGVVHVANAFGELFTGQAHLGAMPATVHEGLWNTPATRHEAACASGSVAVLAAIADLRSGAYDCALVLGVELEKTVPGDTAAAHLGAAAWTGHEGADATFMWPHMFDRITAEYDRRYGIDETHLRAIATLNLANARANPNAQTRNWTVPDPLTDDDAVNPVVEGRLRRFDCSQMTDGGAAVVLATDAFVRGHPGARAIGRIEGWGHRTVGLGLQQKLDRSADDPYVMPHVRAAVLDALGRAQVRLDDVDGFEVHDCFTPSEYLAIDHIGLTGPGESWKAIENGEIEIGARLPINPSGGLIGGGHPVGASGIRMLLDAAKQVSGGADDYQVEGARTFGTLNVGGSTATTVSFVVRGV; from the coding sequence ATGGGCGCGGCCAACGTCTGGATACTGGGCGGATACCAAAGCGATTTCGCTCGTAACCTCAGCCGCGAGTGCCGTGACGTCGCCGACCTGACGGCCGAGGTCCTCGAGGGCACACTGACCGCGGCCCGCGTGGACGCCGCCGATGTCGGCGTGGTCCACGTCGCGAATGCCTTCGGGGAACTGTTCACCGGCCAGGCGCACCTCGGCGCGATGCCCGCCACCGTGCACGAGGGACTCTGGAACACGCCGGCCACCCGGCACGAGGCCGCCTGCGCCTCGGGCAGCGTCGCCGTGCTGGCGGCCATCGCCGACCTGCGGTCCGGCGCCTACGACTGCGCGCTGGTGCTGGGAGTCGAACTCGAGAAGACGGTGCCCGGCGACACGGCCGCTGCGCACCTCGGCGCCGCGGCATGGACCGGTCATGAGGGTGCGGACGCAACGTTCATGTGGCCGCACATGTTCGACCGGATCACCGCCGAGTACGACCGGCGCTACGGCATCGACGAAACCCACCTGCGCGCCATCGCCACGCTCAATCTCGCCAACGCCCGCGCCAACCCGAACGCACAGACCCGCAACTGGACCGTGCCCGACCCGCTGACCGACGACGATGCGGTCAACCCGGTCGTCGAGGGTCGGCTACGGCGGTTCGATTGCAGCCAGATGACCGACGGCGGCGCCGCAGTCGTGCTGGCAACCGACGCGTTCGTGCGCGGCCATCCCGGCGCGCGAGCGATCGGGCGGATCGAGGGCTGGGGTCACCGCACGGTGGGCCTGGGCCTGCAGCAGAAACTCGACCGAAGTGCCGACGACCCCTATGTGATGCCGCACGTTCGGGCGGCGGTGCTCGACGCGCTCGGCCGCGCGCAGGTGCGCCTCGACGACGTCGACGGCTTCGAGGTGCACGACTGCTTCACTCCCAGCGAGTATCTCGCCATCGACCACATCGGCTTGACCGGTCCCGGTGAATCGTGGAAGGCCATCGAGAACGGCGAGATCGAGATCGGCGCGCGACTGCCGATCAACCCCAGCGGCGGGTTGATCGGGGGAGGCCATCCCGTCGGGGCATCGGGCATCCGGATGCTGCTCGACGCCGCCAAACAGGTCAGCGGTGGCGCGGATGACTACCAGGTCGAGGGCGCAAGGACGTTCGGCACGTTGAACGTCGGCGGCAGCACCGCCACCACGGTCAGCTTCGTCGTGCGAGGAGTGTGA
- a CDS encoding cupin domain-containing protein, protein MTDLPDWARRLDLSPHPEGGWYRETWRSDLTVPQSALPPDYTGPRSAGTAILFLLMPGQQSAWHTVRSAELWLWHSGSPLLLEAGPEQGGATTHLLGADILAGEQPQYVVPPGHWQRARPRDDVPSLVSCVVVPGFDFADFAMAAATD, encoded by the coding sequence ATGACCGATCTTCCGGACTGGGCGCGTCGCCTGGACCTTTCGCCCCACCCCGAGGGCGGCTGGTATCGGGAAACCTGGCGCAGCGACCTCACCGTGCCACAGTCCGCACTGCCGCCGGACTACACCGGACCGCGCAGCGCGGGCACGGCCATCCTGTTCCTGTTGATGCCCGGTCAGCAGTCGGCCTGGCACACGGTGCGCAGCGCCGAACTCTGGCTGTGGCATTCGGGCAGCCCGCTTCTGCTGGAGGCCGGACCCGAACAGGGCGGCGCCACAACGCATCTACTGGGCGCCGACATCCTGGCCGGGGAGCAACCGCAGTATGTCGTGCCGCCGGGTCACTGGCAGCGCGCCCGGCCCCGCGACGACGTCCCGAGCCTTGTGAGCTGCGTGGTCGTGCCCGGGTTCGACTTCGCCGACTTCGCGATGGCGGCCGCTACCGACTGA
- a CDS encoding 3-keto-5-aminohexanoate cleavage protein: MPAQIYVTACINGARTPDQHPNLPVNPDQLAAAAVAAHRAGAKAVHMHPKTPDGADSLRPEVVDAAVGAARHALAGLPLGVTTGYWALPNERERRRAIEAWRVLPDFASVNWHEPGAEDLAKLLLDRGLGVEAGIFHAEAAESWARSEVAEHCLRVMIELPSDADIATADDLLTRIRAAGSPAPVLLHGLDRSCWPLLEHAGACGLQTRIGMEDTLRLPDGSTAPDNAALVTAAVELLSR; encoded by the coding sequence ATGCCCGCCCAGATTTACGTCACGGCGTGCATCAACGGGGCCCGCACCCCGGACCAGCACCCCAACCTGCCGGTGAATCCGGACCAGTTGGCCGCGGCCGCGGTAGCGGCCCATAGGGCCGGCGCCAAGGCCGTGCACATGCATCCCAAGACCCCCGACGGCGCCGACTCGCTGCGGCCGGAGGTGGTCGACGCCGCGGTGGGTGCCGCCCGGCACGCGCTGGCTGGATTGCCGCTCGGCGTCACGACCGGCTACTGGGCGCTGCCCAATGAACGTGAACGGCGACGCGCGATCGAAGCGTGGCGGGTGCTGCCGGACTTCGCCTCGGTCAACTGGCACGAGCCGGGCGCAGAGGACCTGGCCAAGCTGCTGCTCGACCGGGGCCTGGGCGTCGAGGCCGGCATCTTCCACGCCGAAGCCGCCGAGTCGTGGGCCCGGTCGGAGGTCGCCGAGCACTGTCTGCGCGTGATGATCGAGTTGCCGTCCGACGCTGACATCGCGACCGCCGACGACCTTCTGACCAGGATCCGGGCTGCGGGATCGCCGGCGCCGGTGCTGCTGCACGGCCTGGACCGAAGTTGTTGGCCGCTGCTCGAGCACGCAGGCGCCTGCGGACTGCAGACGCGCATCGGGATGGAGGACACCCTGCGACTGCCGGACGGCTCGACCGCGCCGGACAACGCGGCGTTGGTGACGGCGGCCGTCGAACTGCTCAGTCGGTAG
- a CDS encoding winged helix-turn-helix transcriptional regulator, giving the protein MLGVLGDEWTLLVVQQALLGARRFGEFKSRLPISNSVLTSRLRSLTEEGLFERREYQASPQRFEYAITTRGRSLWPMLLCIWDWELRWVPDHVQELPRMHHDLCGDVFTPLVTCRSCDAVVDEKEIAAQWGPSGTWPRSIPVSSTRRRSEVDQLASPGLFPQTMSVLGNRWGFALVVAAFVGMSRFTDFQTGLRAPPGSVADRLAVLSANGVFAGDGTRYRLTEKGRELFGVVVTAQQWAQRWLEAADGPAVLLSHGGHRFTVALRCGQCRERLRAGHITTIG; this is encoded by the coding sequence ATGCTCGGGGTACTGGGCGACGAGTGGACGCTGCTCGTCGTCCAGCAGGCACTGCTCGGCGCCAGACGCTTCGGGGAGTTCAAGTCGCGGCTGCCGATCTCCAACTCCGTGCTGACGTCTCGGCTTCGATCACTCACGGAGGAGGGCCTGTTCGAGCGGCGCGAGTACCAGGCCAGTCCCCAACGCTTCGAGTACGCGATCACCACACGGGGCCGGTCGCTGTGGCCGATGCTGTTGTGCATCTGGGACTGGGAACTCCGCTGGGTGCCCGACCACGTCCAGGAACTCCCGCGGATGCACCACGACCTCTGCGGCGATGTGTTCACGCCGCTGGTGACCTGCCGGTCATGTGACGCCGTCGTCGACGAGAAAGAGATTGCCGCACAGTGGGGTCCGAGCGGAACCTGGCCGCGATCCATACCGGTCAGCTCGACCCGCCGACGTTCCGAGGTCGACCAACTCGCCTCGCCGGGGCTCTTCCCCCAGACGATGAGCGTGCTGGGCAACCGCTGGGGCTTCGCGCTGGTGGTCGCGGCGTTCGTCGGCATGAGCCGCTTCACCGACTTCCAGACCGGACTGCGCGCACCGCCGGGATCCGTCGCCGACCGGCTCGCCGTGCTGTCGGCCAACGGCGTCTTCGCCGGCGATGGCACGCGCTACCGGCTCACCGAGAAGGGCCGCGAGCTGTTCGGGGTCGTGGTGACGGCGCAGCAGTGGGCGCAGCGCTGGCTGGAAGCCGCCGACGGTCCAGCGGTGCTGCTGTCGCACGGCGGCCACCGATTCACCGTGGCGCTGAGGTGCGGCCAGTGCCGGGAACGCCTGCGCGCAGGGCACATCACGACCATTGGATGA